The Vibrio nitrifigilis genome window below encodes:
- a CDS encoding carboxylesterase/lipase family protein: MKMRQTIAAGVLSMACSLVGGMVQAQPTKVVTLDAGKIQGVSQDNIDVYKGIPFAAAPIGELRWRAPQPVPAWDGIRQVTQYGHDCMQKPFPSDAAPLGTAPSEDCLVLNVWAPKQDKKSLKPVMVWIYGGGFVNGGASPAVYDASQFAEQGIVAVSFNYRLGRFGFFAHPALTKQQRKYPEEALGNYGFMDQIAALKWVKNNISKFGGDPKQVTLVGESAGGFSEHVLLTSPKAKGLFNQAIIQSGLGRQWEHAKRFGVPLSDPDSAEATGVAFAKQWGIEGNNEQALKKLRSLSADQVVDDMNMMNMNTPTYAGPMLDGRIMVKQPQEYYMSGKGLAMPIMVGANSFDIGFAPSVTSTQQALAIFGNANYHQALAAYKQSGVTQPQEIAQALASDRLMVEPARFVAQQVDKQGGDAYFYRFGYVADSLKSQWPGAYHATDIPYTFNTVKAKYGDQLTHNDSAMAALIHQYWVNFIKRGDPNGEGIPAWDLYQDDGHEMMMFSNRGVAYSHTVSDPWTARLDMVAHLYDKP; the protein is encoded by the coding sequence ATGAAAATGAGACAAACGATAGCGGCTGGCGTTTTGAGCATGGCTTGTTCGCTAGTGGGAGGTATGGTGCAGGCGCAACCTACAAAGGTCGTCACGTTAGATGCTGGGAAAATTCAAGGGGTATCACAAGACAACATCGATGTTTATAAAGGCATCCCTTTTGCGGCAGCTCCTATTGGTGAGTTGCGTTGGCGCGCTCCTCAACCAGTACCTGCGTGGGATGGCATACGCCAAGTGACGCAGTATGGTCATGACTGTATGCAGAAGCCTTTTCCTAGTGATGCGGCGCCATTGGGTACGGCGCCATCTGAAGATTGTTTAGTGCTTAACGTATGGGCACCTAAGCAAGATAAAAAGTCACTTAAACCCGTGATGGTATGGATTTATGGTGGCGGATTCGTCAATGGTGGGGCTTCTCCTGCTGTTTACGATGCCAGCCAGTTTGCTGAACAGGGGATAGTCGCGGTTAGCTTCAATTATCGATTGGGAAGATTTGGTTTTTTTGCCCACCCAGCATTAACCAAGCAGCAGCGTAAATACCCAGAGGAAGCGTTAGGTAATTACGGTTTTATGGATCAAATAGCTGCGTTGAAATGGGTAAAAAATAATATCAGTAAGTTTGGTGGCGATCCCAAGCAGGTCACTCTGGTAGGAGAGTCTGCTGGTGGTTTTTCTGAGCATGTATTACTGACCTCGCCTAAGGCGAAAGGGTTATTTAATCAAGCCATCATCCAATCTGGTTTAGGACGACAATGGGAACATGCAAAACGGTTTGGTGTGCCCCTCTCTGATCCTGATTCAGCCGAAGCGACAGGTGTTGCTTTTGCCAAACAATGGGGGATTGAGGGTAATAACGAGCAGGCATTGAAAAAGCTGCGTTCACTCTCTGCAGATCAAGTTGTGGATGATATGAATATGATGAATATGAATACTCCAACGTATGCAGGGCCAATGCTCGATGGACGAATCATGGTGAAGCAACCGCAAGAATACTACATGTCAGGTAAAGGGCTTGCTATGCCTATTATGGTCGGAGCAAATAGCTTTGATATCGGTTTTGCACCATCGGTGACGTCAACGCAGCAAGCCTTAGCGATATTTGGCAACGCCAACTACCACCAAGCGTTAGCCGCTTATAAACAAAGCGGGGTCACTCAGCCACAGGAGATAGCTCAGGCATTAGCCAGTGATAGGTTAATGGTTGAGCCTGCTCGTTTTGTCGCACAGCAAGTAGATAAACAAGGTGGAGACGCCTATTTTTATCGGTTTGGATACGTGGCTGATAGCTTGAAGTCTCAATGGCCAGGTGCTTACCACGCGACTGATATTCCATATACATTTAATACAGTAAAAGCAAAATATGGTGACCAGTTAACACACAATGATTCTGCTATGGCAGCGTTAATTCATCAGTATTGGGTTAACTTTATCAAACGTGGTGATCCTAATGGTGAGGGTATACCTGCTTGGGATTTGTATCAGGATGATGGCCATGAAATGATGATGTTTTCCAATCGAGGTGTCGCATATTCACACACAGTATCAGACCCCTGGACGGCACGTTTGGATATGGTTGCTCACTTGTATGATAAGCCATAG
- the hupA gene encoding nucleoid-associated protein HU-alpha, whose translation MNKTQLIDFIAEKADLSKAQAKSALEATLGAVEGALKDGDQVQLIGFGTFKVNHRAARTGRNPKTGEEIQIAAANVPAFVAGKALKESVK comes from the coding sequence ATGAACAAGACCCAATTAATCGACTTTATCGCAGAAAAAGCTGATCTATCTAAAGCACAAGCTAAATCTGCTCTTGAAGCTACACTTGGTGCTGTTGAAGGTGCACTTAAAGATGGTGACCAAGTTCAACTAATTGGTTTTGGTACATTCAAAGTAAACCACCGTGCAGCTCGCACTGGTCGTAATCCAAAAACTGGCGAAGAAATCCAAATCGCAGCAGCAAATGTTCCAGCATTCGTAGCTGGTAAAGCGCTAAAAGAATCTGTGAAATAA
- the purD gene encoding phosphoribosylamine--glycine ligase has translation MNVLVIGSGGREHALGWKVAQNPDVTTVYVAPGNAGTALEPKLQNVNIGVEDIDGLVAFAKDNAIELTIVGPEAPLVIGVVDAFNEANLPIFGPTKGAAQLEGSKAFTKDFLARHNIPTAAYANFTEIEPALAYVREQGAPIVVKADGLAAGKGVIVAMTLEEAEDAIKDMLAGNAFGDAGSRVVIEEFLDGEEASFIVMVDGENVLPMATSQDHKRVGDKDTGPNTGGMGAYSPAPVVTSEIYDRIMDEVIYPTVRGMAAEGYPYTGFLYAGLMIDQSGTPKVIEYNCRFGDPETQPIMMRMQSDMVELCQAAIAGKLDQMESKWDPRASIGVVLAAGGYPGCYNKGDVITLPSGEIEGEKIFHAGTTDKEGQVVTNGGRVLCATALGNTVSEAQQRAYELAKTVSWDGMFYRNDIGYRAIAREHSDK, from the coding sequence ATGAATGTATTGGTAATCGGTTCCGGCGGTCGTGAACACGCTCTAGGCTGGAAAGTCGCTCAAAATCCAGACGTAACGACTGTTTATGTTGCACCAGGTAATGCAGGCACCGCTCTTGAGCCAAAGCTTCAAAACGTTAATATTGGCGTTGAAGATATCGATGGTTTAGTGGCTTTTGCAAAAGATAACGCGATTGAACTGACTATTGTCGGCCCTGAAGCACCACTTGTTATCGGTGTGGTTGATGCATTCAATGAAGCAAATCTGCCAATTTTTGGTCCAACCAAAGGTGCAGCGCAACTTGAAGGTTCAAAAGCCTTTACGAAAGATTTTCTTGCTCGCCACAATATCCCAACTGCAGCATACGCAAACTTTACTGAAATCGAACCGGCTCTTGCTTATGTTCGTGAACAAGGCGCTCCAATCGTCGTTAAAGCCGATGGTCTTGCGGCAGGTAAAGGCGTTATCGTTGCGATGACACTTGAAGAAGCTGAAGATGCGATCAAAGACATGCTCGCCGGCAATGCCTTTGGTGATGCAGGCAGCCGAGTGGTTATCGAAGAATTTCTCGATGGTGAAGAAGCAAGCTTTATCGTGATGGTGGATGGTGAAAACGTTCTGCCAATGGCAACAAGCCAAGATCACAAACGCGTAGGCGATAAAGATACAGGTCCTAACACTGGCGGTATGGGTGCTTACTCACCGGCTCCAGTTGTAACCTCTGAAATCTATGACCGCATTATGGATGAAGTTATTTATCCAACAGTACGTGGTATGGCTGCTGAAGGCTACCCATACACTGGTTTCCTCTATGCTGGCTTGATGATTGATCAATCAGGCACACCAAAAGTGATTGAATATAACTGTCGTTTCGGTGACCCAGAAACTCAACCTATTATGATGCGTATGCAATCAGACATGGTTGAACTCTGCCAAGCTGCTATCGCAGGCAAGCTAGATCAAATGGAATCGAAATGGGATCCTCGCGCGTCAATCGGTGTCGTACTTGCAGCCGGTGGTTACCCTGGTTGCTACAATAAAGGCGATGTTATCACTCTGCCAAGTGGTGAAATTGAAGGCGAGAAAATTTTCCACGCAGGTACCACAGATAAAGAGGGTCAAGTTGTCACTAACGGCGGCCGCGTTCTTTGTGCTACTGCGCTGGGCAATACAGTTTCAGAAGCTCAACAACGTGCTTACGAGCTTGCTAAGACAGTAAGCTGGGATGGTATGTTCTATCGTAACGATATTGGCTATCGTGCGATTGCACGCGAACACTCTGATAAGTAA
- a CDS encoding CNNM domain-containing protein codes for MFLLSIYISVAIGISFICSVLEAVLLSLTPSYLAQLRQQEHPIAPTLMALKSDIDRPLASILTLNTIAHTIGAASAGAQAAVVFGSEWLGVFSAVLTFGILVLSEIIPKTIGAAYWRQLAPLTGRLLKWMVIILAPFVWFSQQITKRLQRHHTMPKYRDEISAMALLANENGEFEEGESRILNNLLALQRIPITQVMTPRIVLFRVSALLTINEFLASHKDTPFSRPLVFSDTKDNIIGFVHRLELYRLQQSGFGEKQLGAVMRPLHALIKTQTLPKAFEQMIEQRQQIAMIVDEYGTVQGIVTLEDIFEFLLGEEIIDEADHIMNMQKLAFERWEAWKRKYGVIESRDEEDKASNEEQNK; via the coding sequence ATGTTTTTGCTTTCCATCTACATTAGCGTGGCGATCGGTATCTCATTTATCTGTTCGGTCTTGGAAGCGGTGTTACTGAGCCTGACTCCAAGTTACCTCGCCCAACTGCGTCAGCAAGAACACCCCATAGCACCCACATTAATGGCCCTTAAATCCGACATAGATCGGCCTCTCGCTTCTATCCTTACCTTAAATACGATTGCTCATACGATTGGAGCGGCGAGTGCAGGCGCACAAGCAGCTGTCGTATTTGGTAGCGAGTGGTTAGGCGTTTTTTCGGCAGTTCTCACCTTTGGTATTTTGGTGCTCTCAGAAATTATTCCCAAGACTATTGGTGCAGCCTACTGGCGTCAATTGGCCCCTCTCACAGGTCGACTATTGAAATGGATGGTGATCATTCTCGCTCCCTTCGTATGGTTTTCACAACAGATCACCAAACGTCTACAGAGACACCACACCATGCCCAAATATCGTGATGAGATTTCAGCGATGGCGTTATTGGCAAACGAGAATGGCGAATTTGAAGAGGGAGAATCACGTATTCTTAATAACTTACTCGCACTACAGCGCATTCCGATTACTCAAGTCATGACACCTCGTATTGTTTTATTTCGAGTCAGTGCCCTATTGACGATTAATGAGTTTCTCGCCAGCCATAAAGACACTCCTTTTTCTCGCCCTCTAGTGTTCAGCGACACCAAAGACAACATCATTGGCTTTGTACACCGACTAGAACTCTATCGCCTCCAACAATCTGGGTTTGGAGAAAAGCAGCTTGGTGCGGTAATGCGCCCGTTGCACGCTTTAATCAAAACTCAAACACTGCCTAAAGCATTCGAACAGATGATCGAGCAACGCCAGCAAATCGCGATGATTGTCGATGAATATGGAACCGTCCAAGGCATTGTGACTTTAGAAGATATTTTCGAATTTCTACTCGGTGAGGAAATCATTGACGAAGCCGATCATATTATGAATATGCAAAAATTGGCGTTTGAACGCTGGGAAGCTTGGAAAAGGAAATATGGTGTGATTGAAAGCCGTGACGAAGAAGATAAAGCATCTAATGAAGAGCAGAATAAGTGA
- a CDS encoding DUF1481 domain-containing protein, which produces MKYRIASILLLSVLAGCSSTSPTLKKPQTELYSGGERVGDEARYYWFTEKNKAPVSASDYVISGAYNWYKTSYRWDNNLVREVARVGAQRKDGKVVSFETLLRFDVRGEPIYQRYRIDGKVYPLTTEQIDKYIQQARYVSKVTQEQDKQGLELIQGVWNGEKFVTCRARQYARVQFNDSLPDFVINRLASIDSYIAFLGKIRNNTIYIEKLLTLDDSEHQCVTRPELLDEKN; this is translated from the coding sequence ATGAAATATAGAATTGCTTCCATACTGTTGCTTAGCGTTTTGGCTGGATGCAGTTCGACATCCCCAACTTTAAAAAAACCGCAAACAGAGTTGTATAGTGGTGGTGAGCGAGTGGGTGATGAAGCTCGTTATTATTGGTTCACAGAAAAAAACAAAGCACCAGTCAGTGCTTCCGATTATGTTATTTCTGGCGCTTATAATTGGTATAAAACCAGTTATCGTTGGGACAATAACTTAGTACGAGAAGTGGCCCGCGTTGGCGCTCAGCGTAAAGATGGCAAAGTAGTTTCTTTCGAAACGTTACTGCGTTTTGATGTTCGTGGTGAGCCTATTTATCAACGTTATCGGATTGATGGTAAAGTGTATCCATTAACGACAGAACAAATCGATAAATATATTCAGCAAGCCCGTTACGTTTCTAAAGTAACTCAAGAGCAAGACAAGCAAGGATTAGAATTAATCCAAGGTGTATGGAACGGAGAGAAGTTTGTAACGTGTCGGGCAAGACAATATGCTCGAGTTCAGTTCAATGATTCATTGCCGGATTTTGTGATTAATCGACTCGCATCGATTGATAGTTACATTGCGTTTCTTGGAAAGATTCGTAATAACACCATCTATATCGAAAAGTTACTGACTTTGGATGATAGTGAGCATCAATGTGTGACTCGTCCAGAGCTACTTGATGAAAAGAATTAA
- a CDS encoding ABC transporter substrate-binding protein, with protein sequence MRHFSDYVRKLSLIIISSTFLLTASIPANAAFDWTSAKGESINVQLNKHPYADAIILQIPQFEKLTGISVTYSVTTEDTYFENLTAGLNSDHSPDVFMTGSYQLWDYASKGHVQYLDALINEPDRTESQFDIEDFFEGVLNGDRWDLTPGHPVGTGKLWAIPLGFEANVLIYNKRALEKKGLTVPQTFDELLEISKELNGWNGIDSYGTAIRGSLSWATIHPGYMSAFSNAGAKDFTIRNGRLVSLLDSPESIKVTQTYAQLIKESGPKQWSFYTWYNVMNDIGNGRAAMALDADILGFFMNKDPDSREGRNLAFAPMPVFDNGVQGANEWIWSLAMSNSSAHKQAAWLFMQYMTGKKQMLWGATHNYLVNPVRKSIWDSKEWQLVIKGITGYEETFMKIIDNVGIKFTPQPMFFETTTDWAGALQDIVLNNAPVAQRMKELANSVDRKVSTIPIQ encoded by the coding sequence ATGAGACATTTCAGCGATTATGTGCGTAAGTTATCGTTAATTATTATTTCATCCACCTTTTTGCTGACAGCAAGTATTCCAGCAAACGCCGCATTTGATTGGACTTCTGCAAAAGGTGAATCAATCAACGTTCAACTGAACAAGCACCCCTACGCTGATGCCATCATTCTACAAATTCCCCAATTTGAAAAACTCACGGGTATTAGTGTCACGTATTCAGTGACAACAGAAGATACCTACTTCGAAAATTTGACGGCAGGTTTAAATTCCGATCATTCTCCCGATGTATTTATGACGGGCTCATATCAATTATGGGATTATGCCTCGAAAGGTCATGTGCAGTATTTAGATGCACTTATCAACGAGCCAGATAGAACAGAAAGTCAGTTTGATATTGAAGATTTCTTTGAAGGGGTATTAAACGGCGATCGCTGGGATTTGACACCTGGGCATCCTGTTGGCACTGGAAAACTATGGGCAATCCCACTTGGTTTTGAAGCGAATGTGTTGATTTATAATAAGCGAGCATTGGAGAAAAAAGGACTAACAGTGCCCCAAACCTTTGATGAACTGTTAGAAATATCGAAAGAACTGAATGGCTGGAATGGTATTGATTCCTACGGGACTGCCATACGTGGCAGCTTATCTTGGGCGACCATTCATCCAGGGTACATGAGTGCTTTTTCTAATGCTGGGGCGAAAGATTTTACCATTCGCAATGGTCGTTTGGTGTCGCTGCTAGATTCGCCTGAATCGATTAAAGTCACCCAGACTTATGCTCAACTCATTAAAGAAAGCGGGCCTAAACAGTGGTCATTCTACACTTGGTACAATGTGATGAATGATATTGGTAATGGGCGAGCTGCGATGGCTCTAGACGCCGATATCCTAGGTTTTTTCATGAATAAAGATCCAGATTCTAGGGAAGGGCGTAACCTTGCTTTTGCGCCAATGCCAGTATTTGATAATGGCGTGCAGGGGGCAAATGAATGGATATGGTCGCTGGCTATGAGCAACTCATCTGCACATAAACAAGCCGCTTGGTTGTTTATGCAATACATGACAGGTAAAAAACAGATGCTTTGGGGGGCGACACATAATTACCTTGTTAATCCTGTTCGAAAATCTATTTGGGATTCAAAAGAGTGGCAGCTGGTTATCAAAGGAATTACGGGCTACGAAGAAACCTTCATGAAGATTATCGATAATGTCGGTATTAAGTTCACACCGCAACCGATGTTTTTTGAAACAACAACCGATTGGGCCGGGGCGCTGCAAGATATTGTGTTAAACAATGCTCCTGTTGCTCAAAGAATGAAAGAGTTAGCGAATTCGGTCGACCGTAAAGTTTCTACTATCCCTATTCAGTGA
- the purH gene encoding bifunctional phosphoribosylaminoimidazolecarboxamide formyltransferase/IMP cyclohydrolase, which yields MNNARPIRRALISVSDKTGIVEFAQALAQRGVDILSTGGTARLLAEKGIAVTEVSDYTGFPEMMDGRVKTLHPKVHGGVLGRRGQDDAIMEEHGIKPIDMVVVNLYPFAETVAKEGCTLADAVENIDIGGPTMVRSAAKNHKDVTIVVKASDYDRVITEMDANDKSLTLDTRFDLAIAAFEHTAAYDGMIANYFGTMVPSYGENKEGDEESKFPRTFNMQFEKKQDMRYGENSHQDAAFYVESDAQNGSVSSAKQLQGKALSYNNIADTDAALECVKEFDEPACVIVKHANPCGVAIADNILDAYDRAFKTDPTSSFGGIIAFNRELDAKTAKSIIDRQFAEVIIAPKVTAEAVEVIAAKKNLRLLECGEWTAQSTGFDVKRVNGGLLVQDRDHGMVALDDLKVVTKRQPTEEEMKDALFCWKVAKFVKSNAIVYAKGNGTIGVGAGQMSRVYSAKIAGIKAADENLEVAGSVMASDAFFPFRDGIDAAAEAGIKCVIQPGGSIRDDEVIAAADEHDMAMIFTGMRHFRH from the coding sequence ATGAATAACGCTCGTCCAATTCGTCGCGCACTCATCAGCGTATCAGATAAAACTGGCATTGTTGAGTTTGCACAGGCACTCGCACAACGTGGTGTCGACATTTTGTCTACCGGTGGCACTGCCCGCCTACTTGCAGAAAAAGGCATTGCTGTAACAGAAGTTTCTGATTACACCGGTTTTCCAGAGATGATGGATGGACGCGTAAAAACGCTTCACCCTAAAGTTCACGGTGGTGTACTAGGCCGTCGCGGTCAGGATGATGCCATCATGGAAGAGCACGGCATCAAGCCTATCGATATGGTTGTTGTTAACCTTTATCCATTTGCTGAAACAGTAGCAAAAGAAGGTTGTACTCTTGCTGATGCAGTAGAAAACATCGATATCGGTGGTCCAACTATGGTTCGCTCTGCAGCGAAAAACCATAAAGATGTCACTATCGTAGTAAAAGCTTCAGATTACGACCGTGTAATCACTGAAATGGACGCAAACGATAAGTCTCTCACTCTAGATACTCGTTTCGATCTAGCTATCGCTGCATTTGAACACACTGCGGCTTACGACGGTATGATCGCGAACTACTTCGGTACTATGGTTCCTTCTTACGGCGAAAACAAAGAAGGCGACGAAGAGTCTAAATTCCCTCGTACGTTCAACATGCAGTTCGAGAAAAAACAAGACATGCGTTACGGTGAAAACAGCCACCAAGACGCCGCTTTCTACGTTGAAAGCGATGCACAAAATGGTTCTGTTTCTTCCGCTAAACAGCTACAAGGTAAAGCGCTTTCTTACAACAACATCGCTGATACTGACGCAGCACTTGAGTGTGTGAAAGAATTCGACGAACCCGCTTGTGTTATCGTAAAACACGCCAACCCTTGTGGCGTTGCAATTGCGGATAACATCCTTGACGCTTACGATCGCGCATTCAAAACTGACCCAACATCATCCTTCGGTGGCATCATCGCGTTCAACCGCGAGCTAGATGCTAAAACAGCAAAGTCGATCATCGACCGTCAATTTGCTGAAGTGATCATCGCACCGAAAGTAACGGCAGAAGCGGTTGAAGTCATTGCAGCGAAGAAAAACCTACGCCTACTTGAGTGTGGCGAATGGACTGCACAATCCACTGGTTTCGACGTAAAACGTGTTAACGGCGGCCTATTGGTTCAAGACCGTGACCACGGCATGGTAGCCCTTGACGATCTAAAAGTCGTGACTAAACGTCAACCGACTGAAGAAGAAATGAAAGATGCGCTATTCTGCTGGAAAGTAGCGAAATTCGTGAAATCTAACGCGATTGTATACGCGAAAGGCAACGGCACTATCGGTGTTGGCGCAGGCCAAATGAGCCGCGTTTACTCTGCTAAAATTGCAGGTATTAAAGCGGCTGATGAAAACCTAGAAGTTGCAGGCAGTGTAATGGCGTCTGACGCTTTCTTCCCATTCCGTGATGGCATTGATGCTGCGGCAGAAGCAGGTATCAAATGTGTTATTCAACCTGGCGGTTCTATTCGTGATGACGAAGTTATCGCTGCGGCAGATGAACACGACATGGCGATGATCTTCACTGGTATGCGCCACTTCCGTCACTAA
- the zntR gene encoding Zn(2+)-responsive transcriptional regulator, whose product MFQIGEFAKRSGVSTDTLRFYEKNGLIVPAGRSESGYRLYNETNLQQIHFILKSKEVGLSLEDIKELMEIRLEATEHSCAEVKAITSAKLRLVDEKLAELKRIRSALEKMNNACCGDVDDDASHCSILAALNETENN is encoded by the coding sequence ATGTTTCAAATCGGTGAGTTTGCCAAACGTAGTGGGGTTTCTACAGATACACTGCGTTTTTACGAGAAAAATGGCTTAATCGTGCCTGCTGGTCGAAGTGAATCGGGTTATCGACTTTATAATGAAACGAACTTACAGCAGATTCACTTTATTCTTAAATCCAAAGAAGTGGGGTTAAGTTTAGAAGACATCAAAGAGTTGATGGAAATTCGACTTGAAGCAACCGAACATAGCTGTGCTGAAGTAAAGGCGATTACCTCGGCAAAGTTACGTTTAGTGGATGAGAAACTTGCGGAGTTAAAACGCATTCGCAGCGCATTGGAAAAAATGAATAATGCCTGCTGTGGTGATGTGGATGATGATGCCAGCCATTGCTCTATTTTGGCTGCGTTGAATGAAACGGAAAATAATTAA
- the ascB gene encoding 6-phospho-beta-glucosidase, producing the protein MSFQFPESFLWGGAIAANQVEGAYLSDGKGLSTSDVQPKGAHGELVDRKAGDYNIKDTAIDFYHRYPEDIALFAEMGFTCLRLSIAWSRIYPNGDDLEPNEAGLAYYDRIFNELEKHDITPLVTLSHYEMPLNLAKQYQGWASRDVIECFTRYAKTVFERYGHRVKRWLTFNEINVTLHEPFTGSGLPRDCTEQTRFQAIHHQLVASAKAVKLCHDIIPDAKIGNMILGAMLYPLTCHPSDMVKTLMQNREWLMFGDIQARGYYPSYMTRKFRDMGVELNITPEDEEALKETIDFISFSYYMTGCASADPKQADNADANMLQMIANPYLTASEWGWQIDPVGLRYLLNFLYDRYQKPLFIVENGLGEKDVPNESGEIIDDYRITYLNDHLYQVGEAIQDGVEVMGYTSWGPIDLVSASTAQLSKRYGFIYVDRDDNGEGSLSRSRKKSFYWYQDIIQSRGATLAAPDQGQS; encoded by the coding sequence ATGAGTTTTCAATTTCCCGAATCTTTTTTATGGGGTGGTGCGATTGCTGCCAACCAAGTTGAAGGTGCTTACCTATCTGATGGTAAAGGGTTATCCACGTCCGATGTGCAACCTAAAGGGGCACATGGTGAATTAGTTGACCGCAAAGCTGGGGATTACAACATTAAAGATACGGCGATCGATTTTTATCACCGTTATCCAGAAGATATAGCGCTGTTTGCTGAGATGGGATTTACCTGTCTACGACTGTCAATTGCTTGGAGTCGGATTTACCCGAATGGTGATGATCTAGAGCCAAATGAAGCAGGATTAGCCTATTACGATCGCATATTTAATGAGTTAGAAAAGCACGATATCACGCCATTGGTTACTCTTTCTCATTATGAAATGCCATTGAACTTGGCAAAACAGTATCAAGGCTGGGCCAGTCGTGATGTGATTGAGTGTTTTACTCGCTATGCTAAAACCGTTTTTGAGCGTTACGGTCACAGAGTAAAACGTTGGCTTACCTTTAATGAAATTAACGTCACTCTTCACGAACCTTTCACCGGTTCTGGCCTACCAAGAGATTGTACCGAGCAGACGCGTTTTCAGGCGATTCACCATCAATTAGTGGCGAGTGCGAAAGCGGTGAAGCTATGTCATGACATCATTCCTGATGCCAAAATCGGTAACATGATTTTGGGGGCAATGCTTTACCCATTAACTTGTCATCCAAGCGATATGGTAAAAACCTTAATGCAAAATCGCGAATGGTTGATGTTTGGTGATATTCAAGCGCGTGGTTATTACCCAAGTTATATGACGCGCAAATTCCGTGATATGGGCGTTGAACTTAATATCACACCAGAAGATGAAGAAGCGCTGAAAGAAACTATTGATTTCATCTCTTTTAGCTATTACATGACAGGTTGTGCTAGCGCAGATCCTAAGCAAGCGGATAACGCTGATGCCAACATGCTGCAGATGATTGCAAACCCATATTTAACGGCCTCTGAGTGGGGATGGCAGATCGATCCGGTTGGTCTGCGTTACCTATTGAATTTCTTATACGATCGTTATCAAAAACCACTCTTTATTGTTGAAAACGGTTTAGGCGAGAAGGACGTACCGAATGAAAGCGGTGAAATCATTGATGATTACCGTATTACCTATCTTAATGACCATCTTTATCAAGTTGGTGAAGCCATTCAAGATGGTGTTGAAGTGATGGGATATACCTCTTGGGGCCCAATCGATTTAGTCAGTGCTTCTACTGCGCAACTCTCTAAACGCTACGGGTTTATTTATGTTGATCGCGATGATAATGGCGAAGGCTCTCTATCACGCAGTCGTAAGAAAAGTTTCTATTGGTATCAAGATATTATTCAATCTCGTGGCGCGACGTTAGCGGCACCAGACCAAGGTCAGTCATGA